A stretch of Campylobacter gracilis DNA encodes these proteins:
- a CDS encoding alpha/beta fold hydrolase codes for MASKELVCGGESYKISYEISNLQRAEYILVLHGWGANKALMSRVFSDKFRRYAIVCVDLPGFGASSQPARALGSEDYAEIMRAFISALGGQPAAIMGHSFGGKIAALLAPRNLILLSSAGIIEPKPFAVRAKIAIFKILKRLGLAGLWRAFASKDAAGMSKTMYETLKNVVNEDFRDIFSALSPQNALIFWGKDDRATSLKSGELIHSLVKNSKFYPLAGDHFFFLQSAEFIGEQIEKELSGS; via the coding sequence GTGGCGAGTAAGGAGCTCGTCTGCGGCGGCGAGAGCTACAAGATCAGCTACGAAATTTCAAATTTACAGCGTGCCGAATATATTTTGGTGCTGCACGGCTGGGGCGCAAACAAGGCGCTTATGTCTCGGGTTTTTTCAGATAAATTTCGCCGTTACGCGATAGTGTGCGTCGATCTGCCGGGATTCGGCGCCAGCTCGCAGCCCGCACGCGCCCTTGGCAGCGAGGATTATGCAGAGATTATGCGCGCCTTTATCTCAGCTTTGGGCGGGCAACCCGCGGCGATCATGGGGCACAGCTTCGGCGGCAAGATCGCTGCATTGCTAGCTCCGCGCAATCTCATACTGCTAAGCAGCGCCGGTATCATCGAACCCAAGCCCTTTGCAGTGCGCGCCAAAATCGCGATTTTTAAAATTTTAAAAAGACTTGGACTGGCGGGGCTTTGGCGCGCGTTTGCGAGCAAGGATGCCGCAGGTATGAGCAAGACGATGTATGAGACGCTAAAAAACGTCGTAAATGAGGACTTTCGCGATATTTTTTCCGCGCTAAGCCCGCAAAATGCGCTCATTTTTTGGGGCAAGGACGATCGCGCCACTAGCCTAAAAAGTGGCGAGCTGATCCACTCGCTCGTCAAAAACAGCAAATTTTATCCGCTCGCGGGGGATCACTTTTTCTTTTTGCAGAGCGCGGAATTTATCGGCGAGCAGATCGAAAAGGAGCTTAGCGGCAGCTAA
- a CDS encoding type II toxin-antitoxin system Phd/YefM family antitoxin: MINQDEIYTATEIVRNFSTVLNKIKNQEIKKALIVKNNKFEAVMISMSEFERLEKAVELLKAVYAKRSSGGE, encoded by the coding sequence ATGATAAATCAAGACGAAATTTACACCGCTACCGAGATCGTGCGCAACTTCAGCACCGTTTTAAACAAGATCAAAAACCAAGAGATCAAAAAAGCCCTGATCGTCAAAAACAACAAATTCGAAGCCGTGATGATCAGTATGAGCGAGTTTGAGCGGCTCGAAAAAGCAGTCGAGCTACTCAAGGCCGTTTACGCTAAAAGGAGCAGCGGTGGCGAGTAA